In one Nicotiana sylvestris chromosome 8, ASM39365v2, whole genome shotgun sequence genomic region, the following are encoded:
- the LOC104242032 gene encoding 14 kDa proline-rich protein DC2.15-like, whose amino-acid sequence MASKKTTSLALFILVNLLFFSLVSACGTCPSPKPKPKPKPSPSPSKGKCPIDTLKLGVCANVLGNLLGLVIGNPPKKPCCTLIQGVADLEAAVCLCTAIKANILGINLNVPLSLSLLLNVCGKKVPSGFQCA is encoded by the coding sequence ATGGCTTCTAAGAAAACTACTTCTCTTGCTCTCTTTATTCTTGTCAACCTTCTCTTTTTCTCCCTCGTGAGTGCATGTGGCACTTGCCCTAGTCCTAAACCAAAGCCGAAACCAAAACCAAGTCCTAGTCCATCCAAAGGCAAGTGCCCAATTGATACTCTAAAATTAGGTGTTTGTGCTAATGTTTTAGGCAATTTGCTTGGACTTGTGATTGGTAATCCTCCAAAAAAACCTTGTTGCACTCTCATTCAAGGTGTTGCTGATCTTGAGGCTGCTGTTTGCCTATGCACTGCTATTAAAGCCAACATTCTTGGGATTAACCTTAATGTCCCTCTTTCTCTAAGCCTTCTTCTTAATGTTTGTGGAAAAAAGGTTCCATCTGGCTTCCAGTGTGCTTGA